The Streptomyces sp. NBC_01142 genome has a window encoding:
- a CDS encoding aldo/keto reductase, with protein MTAVSSVGTITIAGKTVSRLGFGTMRLTGPGTWGDPNDRDTAISVLRRAVHTHGITHIDTADSYGPHTVEHLIRDALYPYPEQVLIATKVGLARPAPNVWAPHGHPVYLRSCVEASLRRLGVERLELCYLHRIDPEVLAADQLGTLKALQDEGKIGHIGLSKVTPEAIRMAGKDITIAAVQNVLNMTDRHDPALELCRDLNIPYVPYRPLDAGTLARTHGVFAPLQWLLQLSDHVAPVPSTSQPEHLDQIVTAVTGGS; from the coding sequence ATGACCGCCGTTTCGTCCGTGGGCACCATCACCATCGCCGGCAAGACCGTCTCCAGGCTCGGCTTCGGCACCATGCGTCTGACGGGGCCCGGCACGTGGGGCGACCCCAACGACCGGGACACCGCGATCAGCGTGCTCCGTAGGGCCGTGCACACCCACGGCATCACGCACATCGACACCGCGGACTCCTACGGCCCCCACACCGTCGAGCACCTGATCCGTGACGCCCTGTACCCCTACCCGGAGCAGGTGCTGATCGCCACGAAGGTCGGCTTGGCCCGACCCGCCCCCAACGTCTGGGCTCCTCACGGCCACCCCGTCTACCTGCGGTCCTGCGTCGAAGCGAGCCTGCGCCGCCTGGGAGTCGAACGGCTCGAACTCTGCTACCTCCACCGCATCGACCCCGAGGTGCTGGCCGCCGACCAACTCGGCACGCTCAAGGCCCTCCAGGACGAAGGCAAGATCGGGCACATCGGCCTGTCAAAGGTCACCCCCGAGGCCATCCGCATGGCTGGCAAGGACATCACCATTGCGGCGGTGCAGAACGTCCTCAATATGACCGACCGCCATGACCCGGCCCTCGAACTCTGCCGCGACCTCAACATTCCCTACGTGCCGTACAGGCCGCTCGACGCGGGCACCCTCGCCCGCACCCACGGGGTCTTCGCCCCCTTGCAATGGCTCCTCCAGCTCAGCGACCACGTCGCTCCCGTCCCCAGCACCAGCCAGCCGGAACACCTCGACCAAATCGTCACCGCTGTGACGGGCGGATCCTGA
- a CDS encoding DNA/RNA non-specific endonuclease, with protein sequence MATKQKKTASSKASGNGQDKLITSLRQFIRTKGAGYLKDPNVTSVGIGYKEKDGKRGKEISLQFTVGRKVEPEGLEALATTQLPESVVVDGVEVPTDVIERTYETQFRVVAEAESPARKTRLDPIVPGASIGHVKVSAGTIGSIVFDKNDGTPYILSNWHVLHGHLGELGDDIVQPGKHDDNRIARNHLGTLKRSHLGMAGDCAVATIDGRTFTQDIHELGVIPQDLGEPDLGDKVVKSGRTTGVTHGVVRRIETIAAIDYGPGVGEQAIGCFEIALDPDNPPENGEVSMGGDSGSVWMFKTSNGRPGKVMAGLHFGGESGDNPDEHALACLPRSVFEKLDISLQPPTLDQAEVIAGYAPDFLGKRIDLPKLNAAIKSDAVQLDGSEVIPYTHFSLALSESRGFAFYVAWNIDGASLKKLSRNGIKFVKDNRIPDDVQVGNELYEDNPLDRGHLARRADLLWGSPAEAKKANIDSFIYTNITPQMQDFNQSSKGGLWGQLEDAVFADVEVDDLKVSVFGGPVFQEDDRLYRGIQIPREYSKVIAFLENGELKARAFLLTQNLNQLEALELDEFRVFQISLSEVEERGRFRFPTALRNADTLIVPEALVDRGPLENLADIQWH encoded by the coding sequence ATGGCCACCAAGCAGAAGAAGACCGCGTCGTCCAAAGCTTCCGGCAACGGGCAGGACAAGCTGATCACATCTTTGAGGCAGTTCATCCGGACCAAGGGCGCGGGCTACCTGAAGGACCCGAACGTGACGTCCGTCGGGATCGGCTACAAGGAGAAGGACGGGAAGCGGGGCAAGGAGATCTCGCTCCAGTTCACCGTCGGCAGGAAGGTGGAGCCGGAAGGCCTCGAAGCGCTGGCGACCACGCAACTGCCCGAATCGGTCGTCGTCGACGGCGTCGAGGTGCCCACCGACGTCATCGAGCGCACATACGAGACCCAGTTCCGTGTCGTCGCCGAGGCGGAGAGCCCGGCCCGCAAGACCCGTCTCGACCCGATCGTCCCCGGCGCGAGCATCGGGCACGTCAAAGTCTCCGCCGGGACCATCGGAAGCATCGTCTTCGACAAGAACGACGGCACCCCCTACATCCTGAGCAACTGGCACGTACTGCACGGACACCTCGGCGAACTGGGCGACGACATCGTCCAGCCCGGCAAGCACGACGACAACCGCATCGCCCGCAACCACCTCGGCACCCTCAAGCGCTCCCACCTGGGCATGGCCGGCGACTGCGCCGTCGCCACCATCGACGGCCGCACCTTCACCCAGGACATCCACGAACTCGGCGTCATCCCGCAGGACCTGGGCGAGCCTGACCTGGGGGACAAGGTCGTCAAGAGCGGCCGCACCACCGGCGTCACCCACGGCGTCGTACGGCGTATCGAGACCATCGCCGCGATCGACTACGGCCCGGGCGTCGGCGAACAGGCCATCGGATGCTTCGAGATCGCCCTCGACCCCGACAACCCGCCCGAGAACGGCGAGGTCAGCATGGGCGGCGACTCGGGCTCGGTATGGATGTTCAAAACATCCAACGGCCGCCCCGGCAAAGTCATGGCCGGCCTGCACTTCGGCGGCGAGAGCGGAGACAACCCGGACGAGCACGCCCTCGCCTGCCTGCCGCGCTCCGTGTTCGAGAAACTCGACATCAGTCTCCAGCCGCCCACCCTCGACCAGGCCGAAGTCATCGCCGGCTACGCCCCCGACTTCCTGGGCAAGCGCATCGACCTCCCCAAGCTGAACGCTGCCATCAAGAGCGACGCCGTCCAGCTCGACGGATCCGAGGTCATCCCCTACACCCACTTCTCCCTCGCACTCAGCGAGTCACGCGGCTTCGCCTTCTACGTCGCCTGGAACATCGACGGCGCCTCGCTCAAGAAGCTCAGCCGCAACGGCATCAAGTTCGTCAAGGACAACCGCATCCCCGATGACGTCCAGGTCGGCAATGAACTGTACGAGGACAACCCGCTCGACCGCGGACACCTCGCACGACGCGCCGACCTGCTGTGGGGCAGCCCCGCCGAGGCCAAGAAGGCCAACATCGACTCCTTCATCTACACCAACATCACCCCGCAGATGCAAGACTTCAACCAGAGCAGCAAGGGCGGGCTGTGGGGACAGCTCGAGGACGCCGTCTTCGCCGACGTCGAGGTCGACGACCTGAAAGTGAGCGTCTTCGGCGGACCGGTCTTCCAGGAAGACGACCGCCTCTACCGCGGCATCCAGATCCCCCGTGAGTACTCGAAGGTCATCGCCTTCCTGGAGAACGGCGAGCTCAAGGCCAGAGCCTTCCTGCTGACCCAGAACCTCAACCAGCTCGAAGCCCTCGAACTCGACGAGTTCCGCGTCTTCCAGATCAGCCTCAGCGAAGTCGAAGAACGCGGACGCTTCCGCTTCCCCACCGCACTGCGCAACGCCGACACCCTCATCGTCCCCGAGGCACTGGTGGACCGCGGCCCGCTTGAAAACCTCGCCGACATCCAGTGGCACTAA
- a CDS encoding AAA family ATPase, translating to MVNPIRIGVLGTHSTGKTTLLKRIEMEVRGHGISVARTGRLAKRAAGIGLPKMQHHTAASTEWIIAQGIADEIAAAAQGAEVVLADRASLDAIAYLHAAVEFRGEHLHRLERERLRLLASTQAPKYDLLFATVLDPDVPVDQSHDYDPRYRLLVDQHVHGLLADDPIPHVRVTSDPVSQLRAIEQALQLCLQEAAV from the coding sequence GTGGTGAATCCCATCCGTATCGGCGTGCTCGGCACCCACTCCACCGGCAAGACCACCCTCTTAAAACGGATCGAAATGGAGGTGCGCGGCCACGGCATTTCCGTGGCCCGCACCGGTCGCCTGGCCAAGCGCGCTGCGGGCATCGGCCTGCCGAAGATGCAGCACCACACCGCCGCCTCCACCGAGTGGATCATCGCGCAGGGCATAGCTGACGAGATCGCTGCCGCGGCACAGGGCGCTGAAGTCGTCCTCGCCGACCGGGCCTCGCTCGACGCCATCGCGTATCTCCACGCCGCCGTTGAGTTCCGCGGTGAGCACCTGCACCGGCTGGAGAGGGAGCGTCTGCGGCTTCTCGCCTCGACGCAGGCCCCCAAGTACGACCTGCTCTTCGCCACCGTGCTGGACCCGGATGTGCCGGTTGACCAGAGCCACGACTACGACCCCCGGTACCGGCTCCTGGTGGACCAACACGTGCACGGTCTCCTCGCCGACGACCCGATCCCGCACGTGCGCGTCACCAGCGACCCCGTCAGCCAGTTGCGTGCCATCGAGCAGGCGCTTCAGCTCTGCCTCCAGGAGGCCGCCGTATGA
- a CDS encoding thymidylate synthase: MLTPPSYPSLEGAYVALLELATEKHEHRIAARGNDAREVIGVGFRLPDPRQRLPYLEQRRVNPIFQFAEALWYLAGRRDLEMIGYYAPSMRSSSPDAVNLGGSAYGYTLFSPADGDTASPFDRVLDLLRTEEDSKRGYLPVFSARELAICDNPDMACLAGLHLLARGGRLHMVCNMRANDLDCGLLSDVFSFTMIQEYAAIQLRLGLGTYTHFMGSAHVNDRNADRVGRVLEEAATRPAPIEFAPLVMPGNTTAATVLRVLEHEEGLRTNKVRYGPADIADLGLEPYWQQILLLFEVYRQIQYDRADVVDAGVLKALDPGLRWLLEQRWASCAISGGAE; encoded by the coding sequence ATGCTCACACCCCCCAGCTATCCCAGCCTCGAAGGGGCATATGTGGCCCTGCTGGAGCTGGCGACGGAGAAGCACGAGCACCGCATCGCCGCGCGCGGCAACGACGCACGCGAGGTGATCGGCGTTGGGTTCCGTCTGCCGGACCCGCGTCAGCGACTGCCGTACCTGGAGCAGCGCAGGGTGAACCCGATCTTTCAATTCGCCGAAGCCCTCTGGTACCTGGCCGGCCGCCGGGACCTGGAGATGATCGGCTACTACGCGCCGTCCATGCGCTCCAGCTCCCCCGACGCTGTGAACCTGGGCGGCTCCGCGTACGGCTACACGCTCTTCAGCCCGGCCGACGGAGACACCGCGTCTCCGTTCGACCGTGTCCTGGACCTGCTGCGCACCGAGGAGGACAGCAAGCGCGGCTATCTGCCGGTCTTCTCCGCCCGGGAGTTAGCCATCTGTGACAACCCCGACATGGCGTGTCTGGCCGGTCTTCACCTTCTCGCTCGCGGCGGACGGCTGCACATGGTGTGCAACATGCGTGCCAACGACCTCGACTGTGGCCTGCTCAGTGACGTGTTCAGCTTCACCATGATTCAGGAGTACGCGGCCATCCAGCTCCGCCTGGGACTGGGCACATACACGCACTTCATGGGGTCGGCCCACGTCAACGACCGCAACGCCGACCGCGTCGGACGTGTCCTGGAGGAGGCGGCCACCCGGCCGGCGCCGATTGAGTTCGCCCCGCTGGTGATGCCCGGGAACACCACTGCGGCGACCGTGCTGCGTGTCCTCGAACACGAGGAAGGGCTACGTACCAACAAGGTGCGGTACGGACCGGCCGATATCGCGGACCTCGGGCTGGAGCCGTACTGGCAGCAGATCCTCTTGTTGTTCGAGGTCTACCGCCAGATCCAGTACGACCGCGCCGACGTGGTGGACGCCGGGGTCCTCAAGGCGCTGGACCCGGGCCTGCGTTGGCTGCTGGAACAGCGCTGGGCATCGTGTGCCATCTCCGGAGGTGCCGAGTGA
- a CDS encoding 3'-5' exonuclease: MKFAAWPKLLVVDVEGNGGNPPDLVEVAALPIRDGQADTTTAGTWLIRPPRPVTPYAARIHGLTNEVLAHSPGWDEIAGQVHGLLGDAWICAHNAHVDYRVLKAHLPKWEPAGVIDTLRLARATYKALPSYGLDALITHAQLDLSGAPAVGRHRATYDAYATAQLLTAMANHYDTWDQLVAAAVPPGLPGASEPEEEPTLW; encoded by the coding sequence ATGAAATTCGCCGCCTGGCCGAAGCTGCTTGTCGTAGATGTCGAGGGCAACGGCGGGAACCCGCCCGACCTGGTCGAGGTCGCAGCGCTGCCTATCCGCGACGGCCAGGCGGACACCACCACGGCCGGGACATGGCTGATCCGCCCGCCCCGGCCCGTCACCCCGTACGCGGCCCGGATCCACGGCCTGACCAACGAAGTCCTCGCCCACTCCCCCGGATGGGACGAGATCGCCGGCCAAGTCCATGGCCTCTTGGGCGACGCCTGGATCTGCGCCCACAACGCGCACGTGGACTACCGGGTGCTGAAGGCGCATCTGCCGAAGTGGGAGCCGGCCGGAGTCATTGACACGCTCCGCCTTGCCAGGGCGACCTACAAGGCTCTGCCCTCATACGGGCTCGACGCGCTGATCACCCATGCGCAGCTCGACCTTTCAGGAGCCCCCGCCGTCGGGCGGCACCGAGCAACGTACGACGCGTACGCCACGGCGCAGCTCCTCACCGCCATGGCCAACCACTACGACACCTGGGACCAGCTCGTCGCCGCGGCCGTGCCGCCCGGCCTGCCTGGCGCCTCCGAACCAGAAGAGGAACCCACCCTGTGGTGA
- a CDS encoding nucleoside-diphosphate kinase: protein MSGKPSRSGAVVNGVGWGHWSVILCKPDAVERGLTDTILERLALPGVTIVGRQNVTVAPWQIHVHYWDLLVDADWFGGRDIPASLDSLYVGQTVAVALASGSPGIHERLRNELGHYDPSRAAAGTIRGDLGDDSLDQALAEKRLVNNLVHTSDDSEAARRDFGTWYGANRRALLFPQAAAPVES from the coding sequence GTGAGCGGGAAGCCTTCGCGCAGCGGCGCCGTGGTCAACGGCGTGGGCTGGGGCCACTGGTCGGTCATCCTGTGCAAGCCGGACGCGGTCGAGCGGGGCCTGACCGACACCATCCTGGAGCGCCTGGCTCTGCCGGGGGTGACGATCGTCGGCCGGCAGAACGTCACGGTCGCCCCCTGGCAGATCCACGTGCACTACTGGGATCTGCTGGTCGATGCCGACTGGTTCGGCGGCCGGGACATCCCCGCGTCTCTGGACAGCCTCTACGTGGGCCAGACCGTCGCCGTCGCGCTCGCCTCCGGCTCGCCGGGCATTCACGAACGGCTGCGCAACGAGCTCGGCCACTACGACCCGTCGAGGGCAGCGGCCGGCACCATCCGCGGCGACCTCGGTGACGACAGCCTGGACCAGGCGCTCGCCGAGAAGCGGTTGGTGAACAACCTGGTCCACACGTCCGACGACTCGGAAGCGGCCCGCCGCGATTTCGGCACCTGGTACGGGGCCAACCGCCGAGCCTTGCTCTTCCCGCAGGCTGCCGCACCCGTCGAGAGCTGA
- a CDS encoding radical SAM protein: MSAPTFHRRPLPILTPAKIGELKPSLADVIEYRKSGLSLNWIVGCPLECSYCVRHLFDNFGMKVPRRLMSDEEAVAALVTHPYFRPHKTPIQLLNRATDPMLPAVKPHVFNVLRHLDAQGLTNHVLIITRWRVEPDDCATLNSFKNLRLTVLVTHSGIGNAEIEPVDSNIAATSLRTLFEHAERYRTVLYWRPIVPGLNDSDAHLERARELSTHAHATVFTGLFFREEIASYYAAHGLPVPYDDTARRKIMPEVAERRILDFFHRPENTSAPWGALFRKTSCGVAYAHGEADYNGHYGIRELCNICPEDQLRLCRRAWVKPDLAEVAEEARALGATGPVEVDERAIIVEGLDEPPRYYLQHGYGYQCHDRAKPHHYRQHGRAPIGWKAENGTPTP; this comes from the coding sequence ATGAGCGCTCCCACGTTCCATCGCCGCCCTCTGCCCATACTCACCCCGGCCAAGATCGGGGAGCTGAAGCCGTCGCTGGCGGACGTGATCGAGTACCGCAAGTCCGGCCTGTCCCTGAACTGGATCGTCGGCTGTCCGCTGGAGTGCAGCTACTGCGTCCGCCACCTGTTCGACAACTTCGGGATGAAGGTCCCGCGGCGGCTCATGAGCGACGAGGAAGCCGTGGCGGCCCTCGTCACCCACCCGTACTTCCGGCCTCACAAGACGCCTATCCAGCTCCTGAACCGGGCCACCGATCCGATGCTGCCGGCGGTCAAGCCTCACGTGTTCAACGTGCTGCGGCACCTGGACGCGCAGGGCCTGACCAACCACGTCCTGATCATCACCCGCTGGCGCGTTGAGCCCGACGACTGCGCCACGCTCAACTCCTTCAAGAACCTGCGGCTGACCGTCCTGGTCACCCACTCGGGCATCGGCAACGCGGAAATCGAGCCGGTGGACTCGAACATCGCCGCTACGAGCCTGCGCACCCTGTTCGAGCACGCCGAGCGGTACCGCACCGTCCTGTACTGGCGGCCCATCGTCCCGGGCCTCAACGACAGCGACGCGCACCTCGAACGAGCCCGCGAGCTGTCCACCCACGCCCACGCCACCGTCTTCACCGGCCTGTTCTTCCGTGAGGAGATCGCCTCGTACTACGCGGCCCACGGCCTGCCGGTGCCGTACGACGACACGGCTCGGCGCAAGATCATGCCGGAGGTAGCCGAGAGGCGGATTCTCGATTTCTTCCACCGGCCGGAGAACACCAGCGCGCCGTGGGGAGCCCTGTTCCGCAAGACGAGCTGCGGTGTCGCCTATGCCCATGGTGAGGCCGACTACAACGGGCACTACGGCATCAGGGAGCTGTGCAACATCTGCCCCGAGGACCAGCTTCGCCTGTGCCGGAGGGCGTGGGTCAAGCCGGACCTTGCCGAGGTGGCCGAGGAAGCCCGAGCCCTCGGCGCGACGGGGCCTGTAGAGGTAGACGAGCGCGCGATCATCGTTGAGGGACTGGACGAGCCGCCGCGCTACTACCTCCAGCACGGCTACGGCTACCAGTGCCACGACCGAGCAAAGCCCCATCACTACCGCCAGCACGGCCGGGCCCCGATCGGCTGGAAGGCGGAGAACGGAACTCCCACGCCATGA